One Cohnella candidum genomic region harbors:
- a CDS encoding PIN domain-containing protein, producing MSLPIAVIDTSSIITDRKALVDAADENLYVPYWSPAIIGELYRVLTIRQTEIHMGKGGLLDAAFKRQLSQQSKQMMLIISTLFEIADPKPPYPSSWLHNVDPDDIPIWAAAKLVGADYVVSCNHTDFPPGRKYKGIEYIMPAEFFRRIGYTQV from the coding sequence ATGTCGTTGCCAATAGCCGTAATCGATACGAGTTCCATCATCACGGATCGAAAAGCACTCGTGGACGCAGCAGATGAAAACCTTTATGTGCCCTATTGGTCCCCGGCGATTATCGGGGAGCTGTACCGTGTGCTGACCATCAGACAAACGGAAATCCACATGGGTAAGGGTGGGCTGCTGGATGCCGCTTTTAAAAGGCAGCTGTCTCAGCAAAGCAAGCAAATGATGCTGATTATTTCCACGCTCTTTGAAATCGCGGATCCGAAGCCCCCGTATCCGTCTTCATGGCTGCATAATGTGGACCCGGACGATATCCCGATATGGGCAGCGGCGAAGCTGGTCGGTGCGGATTACGTCGTTTCCTGCAATCATACTGATTTTCCTCCTGGCCGTAAGTATAAAGGTATCGAGTATATAATGCCGGCGGAGTTTTTCCGAAGAATCGGCTATACGCAAGTATAA
- a CDS encoding helix-turn-helix domain-containing protein, with amino-acid sequence MDRNDDIDTFVDEVYRRETNNEAGDGDMTLISMRNASDAKWVTTGQAAKLLGVSSVNTIKRWVAEGKLQAIKPGNRVMISYESIKDLLDAGDKELIRKQQLLKALDELDEAFGTELSGDELDSLSMRNYSTDNKLPWEK; translated from the coding sequence ATGGACAGAAATGACGATATTGACACTTTTGTTGACGAAGTGTATCGTAGAGAGACAAACAATGAGGCAGGTGATGGGGACATGACTTTAATCAGCATGCGTAATGCTTCTGATGCAAAATGGGTGACGACCGGTCAAGCGGCAAAGCTACTGGGCGTTTCTTCTGTGAACACAATTAAGCGTTGGGTTGCGGAAGGCAAGTTGCAAGCGATCAAACCAGGAAACCGCGTAATGATCAGTTACGAATCCATCAAGGACCTGCTTGACGCGGGAGATAAAGAGCTGATCCGTAAACAACAGCTTCTTAAGGCTTTGGATGAGCTGGATGAAGCTTTTGGCACGGAATTGTCGGGAGATGAGCTGGATTCTCTTTCGATGCGAAACTACAGTACGGATAACAAGCTGCCCTGGGAGAAATAA
- a CDS encoding Npt1/Npt2 family nucleotide transporter, translating to MKIFSGKARETAFFRSSEDKEEYVKVFVLFLYLLFVSAASTLGRTAADALFLSHFDSSWLSKMYLPQSAALILAGILFQRFGNRIRIDRLLYGLIPSIALLGMMSRVGVGMEQTWVLPVIYVAFDVFNFLMVVCFWQFAAFMLDQRKVKRTIGLVGSGGITGGIISGFGLKLVVPLVGTANLIWFYSALQLLALAAVFVLVRLSGNPAVVFSETSKGSQASANAKAKKRKAKDKQGLFESVPHLKYVAIMSAALILSLTFVDYQFKVILKGELTGEALAGFMGSFYGVAGLLALAVQVFVAGKLLTRFGVMMAILIFPVVLLTGSIGVLLVPVLAMSVLVKGSDKVIGDTINSSVNQLIMFPIPPEWRNKAKSFLDGIVRNGAKGLAAICLMVLSPILPAREFSWIIIGLLAICIAAAIKVKGAYLKTLLSTLQTNSVKLEEAELDLMDPASIQMLTGALQSPDKTQALYGFRALRGLDGFDLPPHLPALLGHASREVVMEALTYIESRKPEGLEKELIALLTASDSRVKSQAILTLAAYAKEEELERITGYLEETDMEVRSGAIAGLVKHYGIEGMFRAIGALKQLLESNDDKERTVVAALFGRIGMQGFYKPLIPLLQDPSPNVRRQALRSAGMLQVPELIVYLVPMLGHAVTRKDAIEALAAYDEKLLLPMLDSYFGCEPAPVHLPKVFERISTLPAFERLLTFYPSSGFEMRFRLLEALNRMLRNVRLTEKQTGTIRTLIMQEIEYYWEFSERLTGLTTNYGDVAEVAEQHRSVVVWRIFQLLAFVHDAYAIRSVYANWKEGDARQQANAMEAMDQLLQGPLRIEMAKIMEVKRDAAHTHRTERQLERQLIWLNEQNDSWLRQVIRYAVNPDESAELKEHMERIRTLRNYALFQGLTSRELSDLADKLTPASATRGAYIFKANDAENSLYLVRSGTVGIYQDGVKLAERKEGESFGQAGVLVRRGREADALAEEDCQLWRLDSDDFYEVMFDRSSIAIEMMKLLSRRLRSVLSRQRAAEATNSDEDQVNANKELGAAAMEVAAASQADGIDRPDSLLRRVLVLQKIELFSHLAEADLLLLAQMVDEVEYDAGETICQVGDYGDALFGIIEGTVRIHRDGMTLANLAEGDCFGEMAIIDSGPRSADCTATAPTVLLQLHKDQVFSLCFQNIEVLRSMIQVMGDRLKGMAG from the coding sequence GTGAAGATCTTTTCAGGCAAGGCACGGGAGACGGCTTTTTTTCGTTCATCCGAAGATAAAGAAGAGTACGTGAAAGTATTCGTGCTCTTTCTTTATCTTTTGTTTGTATCGGCGGCCTCCACCTTAGGCCGTACCGCAGCAGATGCGCTATTCCTGTCCCATTTTGACTCGTCATGGTTGTCCAAGATGTACTTGCCTCAGTCCGCAGCGCTGATCTTGGCGGGCATTTTATTTCAGCGGTTCGGCAACCGAATCCGCATCGACCGGCTGCTTTACGGTCTCATTCCCTCCATTGCCTTGCTTGGGATGATGTCGAGAGTCGGCGTGGGCATGGAACAGACTTGGGTGCTTCCCGTCATCTATGTCGCGTTCGACGTGTTTAATTTCTTGATGGTCGTATGCTTTTGGCAATTTGCCGCTTTCATGCTCGACCAGCGTAAGGTCAAACGAACGATCGGCCTTGTCGGCAGCGGCGGCATTACGGGCGGCATCATCAGCGGATTCGGACTCAAGCTCGTCGTGCCCTTGGTCGGGACGGCGAATCTGATTTGGTTCTATTCGGCGCTGCAATTGCTTGCTTTGGCGGCGGTATTTGTCCTGGTCCGGCTTAGCGGCAATCCGGCGGTCGTCTTCAGCGAGACATCCAAGGGTTCGCAAGCGAGTGCGAATGCAAAGGCAAAGAAGCGGAAGGCAAAGGACAAGCAAGGCTTGTTCGAATCCGTTCCGCACTTGAAGTATGTGGCGATCATGTCGGCTGCGCTGATTCTGTCGTTGACGTTCGTCGACTATCAATTCAAGGTGATTTTGAAAGGCGAATTGACGGGCGAAGCGTTGGCCGGATTCATGGGCAGCTTCTACGGCGTGGCCGGACTGCTCGCCCTTGCGGTACAGGTTTTCGTCGCGGGGAAGCTGCTGACCCGGTTCGGCGTGATGATGGCGATTCTTATTTTTCCCGTTGTCCTGCTTACGGGAAGCATAGGCGTGCTGCTGGTTCCGGTATTGGCGATGTCGGTCCTCGTCAAGGGCAGCGATAAAGTCATCGGGGATACGATCAATTCATCGGTCAACCAGTTGATCATGTTCCCGATTCCTCCCGAGTGGAGAAACAAGGCGAAGAGCTTTTTGGACGGTATCGTTCGAAACGGGGCCAAAGGTTTGGCCGCAATCTGCCTGATGGTCCTGTCTCCTATTCTGCCGGCGCGGGAGTTCAGCTGGATCATTATCGGCCTGCTCGCGATTTGCATTGCAGCGGCGATCAAAGTGAAGGGCGCCTATTTGAAAACACTTCTATCTACGTTGCAGACGAATAGCGTCAAGTTAGAGGAAGCCGAACTTGATTTGATGGACCCCGCCAGTATTCAGATGTTGACCGGGGCGCTCCAAAGTCCCGACAAAACGCAAGCGTTGTACGGATTTCGGGCTCTGCGCGGATTGGATGGCTTCGATCTCCCCCCGCATTTGCCGGCACTCCTTGGGCATGCTTCGCGCGAGGTCGTCATGGAGGCGCTGACTTATATCGAAAGCCGCAAGCCGGAAGGCCTGGAGAAGGAATTAATCGCTCTGCTTACCGCATCGGACAGCCGGGTGAAGTCCCAAGCCATCCTGACTTTAGCCGCCTACGCCAAAGAAGAGGAACTTGAGAGAATTACCGGCTATTTGGAAGAGACGGATATGGAGGTCAGATCAGGCGCGATCGCAGGGCTCGTCAAGCATTATGGGATTGAAGGCATGTTCCGGGCGATCGGCGCTTTAAAGCAGCTTCTGGAGAGCAACGATGACAAGGAAAGAACGGTTGTCGCGGCGCTATTCGGAAGGATCGGCATGCAGGGATTTTATAAGCCGTTGATCCCGCTGCTGCAGGACCCGTCTCCTAACGTACGAAGACAGGCGCTGCGCTCCGCAGGCATGCTCCAGGTGCCGGAGTTGATCGTCTATCTCGTACCGATGCTAGGGCACGCGGTGACGCGAAAGGATGCGATCGAAGCCCTTGCGGCTTATGATGAAAAGCTGCTCCTTCCTATGCTCGATTCGTACTTCGGCTGCGAACCGGCGCCCGTCCATCTGCCTAAGGTGTTCGAGCGGATCTCGACGCTTCCGGCATTTGAACGGCTTCTCACGTTTTACCCTTCATCCGGGTTTGAAATGAGATTCCGGCTGCTCGAAGCGCTGAACCGGATGCTCCGAAACGTCCGCTTAACGGAAAAGCAGACAGGGACCATTCGAACCTTGATCATGCAGGAAATCGAATACTACTGGGAGTTCTCGGAACGTCTTACCGGGCTTACAACGAATTATGGCGATGTGGCCGAAGTCGCCGAACAGCATCGTTCTGTGGTCGTATGGCGCATTTTCCAACTGCTTGCCTTTGTACACGACGCTTACGCCATCCGTTCCGTGTATGCGAACTGGAAGGAAGGCGACGCGCGTCAGCAAGCCAATGCGATGGAAGCCATGGACCAGCTGCTGCAGGGCCCCCTGCGGATCGAAATGGCGAAGATCATGGAGGTGAAACGGGACGCCGCGCATACTCACCGAACGGAGCGCCAATTGGAAAGGCAGCTCATCTGGCTGAATGAGCAAAACGACTCGTGGCTGCGCCAAGTCATTCGATATGCGGTCAATCCGGACGAATCCGCCGAACTGAAAGAGCATATGGAGCGTATCCGGACGCTGCGGAACTATGCGTTGTTTCAAGGGCTGACAAGCAGGGAGCTTTCCGATTTGGCCGACAAGCTGACGCCTGCAAGCGCCACTCGCGGAGCGTATATATTCAAAGCAAATGATGCGGAGAATTCGCTTTACCTGGTTCGGAGCGGCACGGTCGGGATTTACCAGGACGGGGTCAAATTGGCGGAACGGAAAGAGGGAGAATCGTTCGGGCAGGCGGGCGTTCTGGTGCGCAGAGGGCGAGAGGCGGATGCGCTCGCGGAGGAGGATTGTCAGTTATGGAGGCTCGATTCTGACGATTTTTACGAGGTCATGTTCGATCGCTCGTCCATCGCCATCGAAATGATGAAGCTGTTATCGCGCCGGCTCCGCTCGGTCTTGTCGCGGCAAAGGGCGGCAGAGGCAACAAATAGCGATGAAGATCAGGTGAATGCGAACAAGGAGCTTGGAGCGGCCGCCATGGAGGTTGCAGCTGCTTCCCAGGCCGACGGGATCGACCGTCCGGATTCTCTTCTCCGCCGCGTGCTCGTCCTGCAGAAGATCGAACTATTCTCGCATCTGGCCGAAGCCGATCTTCTCTTACTGGCGCAAATGGTGGATGAAGTGGAGTATGACGCAGGGGAAACGATTTGCCAGGTCGGAGATTACGGAGATGCACTGTTCGGCATTATCGAAGGGACGGTTCGCATCCATCGGGACGGCATGACGCTTGCCAATCTTGCGGAGGGAGACTGCTTCGGTGAGATGGCGATCATCGACAGCGGTCCACGCTCCGCCGATTGTACGGCGACGGCTCCGACCGTGTTGCTGCAATTGCATAAAGATCAAGTGTTCTCGCTTTGCTTCCAGAATATTGAGGTGCTGCGAAGCATGATCCAGGTGATGGGGGACCGACTTAAAGGCATGGCCGGTTAA
- a CDS encoding RNA polymerase sigma factor: MYDSFELNESVRRALELYSQSLIRIAFAYLKNTADAEEVAQDVFLAYLQKRPVFDNGEHEKAWLIRTTMNKSKNMLKAGWFRSRNRNPVPEDLSYLPKEESDVLQAVLALDKKYRIPIHLHYYEGYSIQEIATILEAKPATVGTWLARGRALLKEKIGGMEDEEVCL, from the coding sequence GTGTACGATTCATTTGAGCTCAATGAATCCGTGCGACGGGCCTTGGAACTTTATTCGCAAAGCTTGATCAGGATAGCCTTCGCGTATTTGAAGAACACGGCGGATGCAGAAGAAGTGGCGCAGGACGTTTTTCTCGCCTATCTGCAGAAGCGCCCCGTATTCGATAACGGCGAACACGAGAAAGCTTGGCTGATCCGGACGACCATGAATAAAAGCAAAAACATGCTGAAGGCCGGGTGGTTCCGCAGCCGCAACCGCAACCCGGTTCCCGAAGACCTGAGCTACCTCCCCAAGGAAGAGAGCGACGTTCTGCAGGCTGTGCTGGCCCTGGACAAGAAATATCGGATTCCGATCCATCTGCACTATTACGAAGGCTATTCCATTCAAGAGATCGCGACGATCCTTGAGGCGAAACCGGCTACGGTGGGGACATGGCTGGCGAGAGGGCGCGCGCTTCTCAAGGAGAAGATTGGAGGCATGGAGGATGAAGAAGTCTGTTTATAA
- a CDS encoding SAM-dependent methyltransferase, whose product MTDNLKQRYRFSEAPLWKVQRKYYEELGTKAWKNDQVPQYITSNPMIAAAYAEMIFGFLQDRVNKGIGSEPVFIVELGAGAGRLAYHVLNELCQLRDYAGISLPSFRYIMTDLAMNNVMAWKEHPAFQKFIAEGLLDFAQFDAVHDSVLNLVVSGTTIREGDLKQPLIIVANYFFDSIPQDLIYIGDGKVYETDVYIEHSEHHDSLKPAEWLDQFTLHYEHRRAPEYEQETYPYRNVISMYQEHLEDSHILFPAAGIACLERLNLLSQTGFLLITADKGDHLLDSWKFAEPPQLVLHGSFSLTANYHAIKSVFEQKGAAALFPPHHYKDINVGCIFHLDKPMDYPNLRLAYRRCIERFGPDEFFSLKRWVDRNIDTMGLQQILSFWRLGDYDAEFFIQSTKRISDLLPESNDEEKQDLLRGIELMWSSFYVMEQRYDLALDAGLVLFEMDMYEHSKHYLEISVREEQDEVVSTVYYCLAICCFELDLVEDALRYIQKLLELEPEHEEALALMSHFELR is encoded by the coding sequence ATGACAGACAATCTTAAACAACGTTATCGTTTCAGTGAAGCGCCACTGTGGAAAGTTCAGCGAAAATACTATGAAGAGCTGGGGACGAAGGCCTGGAAGAATGACCAGGTTCCCCAATACATCACGAGTAATCCCATGATCGCTGCCGCGTATGCGGAAATGATCTTTGGGTTTCTTCAGGATCGAGTGAACAAGGGAATTGGTTCTGAGCCCGTGTTTATTGTGGAGCTTGGGGCAGGAGCGGGACGTCTTGCTTACCATGTGTTGAACGAGCTGTGTCAGTTGAGAGACTATGCCGGGATATCGCTGCCTTCGTTCCGCTATATCATGACGGATTTGGCGATGAACAATGTGATGGCTTGGAAGGAACATCCCGCGTTTCAAAAGTTTATTGCCGAGGGATTACTGGACTTTGCGCAATTCGATGCAGTGCATGATTCCGTGCTGAACCTTGTCGTATCCGGCACAACGATTCGTGAAGGGGACTTAAAACAACCGTTAATCATCGTTGCCAACTACTTTTTCGATAGCATTCCGCAGGATTTGATTTACATTGGCGACGGGAAAGTTTATGAAACGGATGTCTATATTGAACATTCCGAACATCATGATTCACTGAAACCGGCAGAATGGTTAGATCAATTCACTTTACATTATGAGCATCGACGGGCGCCTGAGTACGAACAAGAAACCTATCCTTACCGTAATGTGATTTCCATGTATCAGGAACACCTAGAAGACTCGCATATTTTATTTCCTGCTGCCGGAATCGCTTGTTTAGAGCGCTTGAATTTGTTATCTCAGACGGGATTCCTTTTGATCACAGCAGACAAAGGAGATCACTTGCTGGATAGCTGGAAATTTGCAGAACCCCCGCAGTTGGTCTTGCATGGAAGTTTTTCTTTAACAGCAAATTACCATGCCATAAAGTCTGTCTTTGAGCAAAAAGGAGCGGCGGCGTTATTCCCTCCGCATCATTATAAAGATATCAATGTGGGCTGTATTTTCCATCTGGATAAACCAATGGATTATCCCAACCTGAGACTGGCTTACCGTCGTTGTATTGAACGCTTTGGTCCTGACGAATTCTTTAGTTTGAAAAGATGGGTAGATCGCAATATAGATACCATGGGGTTGCAGCAAATATTAAGTTTTTGGCGTTTGGGCGACTATGATGCGGAATTTTTCATACAGAGCACGAAGCGGATCTCCGACCTGTTGCCGGAATCGAACGATGAAGAAAAGCAGGATTTGCTTAGAGGCATAGAACTGATGTGGTCATCTTTCTATGTCATGGAGCAACGATATGATCTGGCGCTCGATGCCGGATTGGTACTGTTTGAGATGGACATGTACGAGCACTCCAAACATTATTTGGAGATTTCGGTTCGTGAAGAGCAAGATGAGGTCGTATCAACCGTCTATTATTGTCTGGCCATCTGCTGTTTCGAGTTAGACTTAGTCGAAGATGCATTGAGGTACATACAGAAATTATTAGAACTTGAGCCTGAACACGAAGAGGCACTCGCGTTGATGAGCCACTTTGAGTTGCGTTAA
- a CDS encoding nucleotide excision repair endonuclease, translated as MIQITVPAPDVTITKKVDPQESNIYGFTEFHLITRELGGIFMFYNEKDELLFVGKARKLRPRIKKHFEDSVSPIKKHRDEVTKIEVCIVEDPVHREIYETYIINEGKAKYNEDKVFFR; from the coding sequence GTGATCCAAATCACCGTTCCTGCACCTGATGTCACCATTACCAAAAAGGTTGATCCTCAGGAAAGCAACATTTACGGCTTTACCGAATTTCACCTGATTACGAGAGAGTTGGGTGGGATTTTCATGTTTTACAACGAGAAAGATGAATTGTTGTTCGTCGGCAAAGCCAGAAAACTAAGACCGAGAATCAAAAAGCATTTTGAGGATTCCGTATCCCCGATCAAAAAGCATAGAGACGAAGTGACGAAAATCGAAGTTTGTATCGTAGAAGATCCCGTCCACAGAGAAATTTACGAAACGTATATCATTAATGAAGGCAAGGCCAAATATAACGAAGACAAAGTATTTTTTAGATAA
- a CDS encoding carbohydrate ABC transporter permease, with amino-acid sequence MALVIRYQKVFIHALIIAGVVIMLYPVLWMLSSSLKPTQLIFTDHSLWPKEFTLDHYKNGWKGISKTTFTTYYLNSFMLVFFAIIGNVVSCSLAAYAFARLEFKGKKWMFAVMLMTMMIPLHVLVIPQYIMFNKLDWMNTILPIVVPKFFATEGFFVFLTIQFIRSLPRELDQAATVDGCGPLRIYTKVILPLIVPAIVTTTIFTFIWTWNDFFSQLLYLTGQDKLTVTLALRMFLDAMGESALGSLFAMSFLSIVPVFLMFLFFQRFIVEGIASTGIK; translated from the coding sequence ATGGCATTGGTTATCCGCTACCAAAAAGTGTTCATTCATGCGTTGATCATCGCCGGGGTCGTCATAATGCTTTACCCTGTTTTGTGGATGCTCAGCAGTTCGCTCAAACCGACGCAACTTATTTTTACCGATCACAGCCTCTGGCCGAAAGAATTCACCTTGGACCACTATAAGAACGGGTGGAAGGGAATTTCGAAAACGACATTTACGACGTATTACCTGAATTCGTTCATGCTCGTGTTCTTTGCGATTATCGGAAATGTCGTTTCTTGCTCGTTGGCGGCGTACGCATTTGCAAGATTAGAGTTTAAAGGCAAGAAGTGGATGTTTGCCGTCATGCTGATGACGATGATGATTCCGCTTCATGTGTTGGTCATTCCCCAGTACATCATGTTCAACAAGCTGGACTGGATGAACACGATTCTGCCGATCGTGGTTCCGAAGTTTTTCGCCACGGAAGGATTCTTCGTCTTCCTGACGATCCAGTTCATCCGTTCTCTGCCGAGAGAGCTCGACCAGGCGGCGACCGTCGACGGATGCGGTCCGTTGCGGATATATACGAAAGTGATTCTTCCGCTCATCGTACCCGCGATCGTGACGACGACCATCTTTACCTTCATCTGGACATGGAACGATTTCTTCAGTCAGTTGCTTTACCTGACCGGACAAGACAAGTTGACGGTTACGCTGGCGCTTCGGATGTTCCTGGACGCCATGGGAGAATCCGCGCTCGGCTCCTTGTTCGCCATGTCGTTTCTCTCCATTGTTCCGGTATTTTTGATGTTCCTCTTCTTCCAGCGTTTCATCGTTGAAGGGATTGCATCCACCGGAATCAAATGA